The following is a genomic window from Pyricularia oryzae 70-15 chromosome 5, whole genome shotgun sequence.
TATATACGATTCCCAGGTCGGCGCATCGGCATTCTTGAGTACGTTGGGCGACAGGGTCTTGACAAAGGATATCCAGTAGTCCATGACAACGGGTACGATCGGAGCGTTGTATGTTTTGTAGCTGGCCGGCGCCTGGCCAAGGACACTGTCCGGACCGAACACAGCCCCGACCTCGGCTGTGTGCTGAACGCCAAGACCGCGGGACACAGCCTCCTTGTCTTGGACGTTGTAGCGGTAAGCCCAGGTCTTGTTCCTGCTGTTGGGAAAGTTGGAAGACACGTCATCCAGCACGTTGACCGTGGGGCAGATAAATGTTGCTTCGCCATAGGCCTTGGATGTCGATGGAAACCATGGCCTGTGCTGGGGGAGCGAGGACATTAACGGGTAGCGATCTGCAATGTCCTCGAGGTCCCGCTCCCGCAAACTGGGGTAGTTGTTGTGCAGAAACTCGAGCATCTCATCCTTTGTCTCGGCATTGAAGCCGAAGACGGAGCCCTCTTTGACAGCAAAATGTCAGCTTGGCGTGATAAACAGGGTTTTGGGACATCGGGCTCATCTCACCGTCGCTAGTTGCTCCAACCATCAAGGGGACGTCTATGTTCTTTCCCTCATCAAACATGTCGTAGGGCAGCTTCCTGATCAGATCGCCGTCGATACACGGCGTCCAGTAGAAAAGGGGTAGCGGGGGTTGGGTCCTCCCCGGGAAAGGCGACGCTTTGTTGGCCGCCTGGAGAGCCAGTGTGCTTTTCCCTCTAAGGCAGGTCATATTTCGGTCAGGCCCGCCATTGCAACCGACGCCCTTCACCAGGCGGTCGAACTGCCACTCGAGATCGGAAAGATACGGCTGGGCGGGGAAGAACATGGACTCCACGATAGCCCCGGTAAATAGCTTATCGTCACGACCGCCATACGCAGCCAGTTGGAGCGCGGCCGATCCGGCGCCTGCCGAGAGGCCTGAGATAACAACGTGGTTGGGATCCCCGCCGAACTGGAAAAAGGCCCGCAGGTCAGATTTGTCCTCTCGGGAAGTACGTCAATAGCTAAGAATCTTGGAATTACCTTGGAAATATGCTTTTGGATCCACTCCATCAGTAATCGCTGGTCGAGCAGGCCCGTATTCAGATCGCCATCTTTCTTGACCTGCTCGCCGGCGAGGAACCCAAAGAGGCCGACTCGGTAGTTGAAGTTGACAAATACTATGCTCTTGTTGCTCCGCTTCACGACCTCCTCGCCGTCCCAGTTGGCATTCGAATTCGAGATATAACCTGGAAAGAGGCGGTTGAGTACATGCACTCGTACATAAATATTTGGCACAGAGAACGTACCTCCTCCCTGAATGAATAGCCAGACAGGAAGCTTGGAGCTTTCGGTGACATTGTCGGGGGCCCAGACGTTGACAAAGAGACAGTCTTCGGATTGTTGGTCATTCGGAAAAGGCGCATCGGTTGCAAGGCAAATGGGGCCAAACTGATCAACGCCTCGTCAGATCATTCATGAATCATATTAAATAGCCGGCCGTTCGCGGTGACCGTATAAAGAGGCATAGAATCCAAGACTACAACCTACTGCTTTGGCCGTAGCAACACGACCGTCTATGTTGCCGCTTGGTTCGATCGGAGCCCTCCACCTCAACTCTCCCAACGGGGGTTCGGCATAGCGCATCCCCAAGAAGACGTTGATGCCGCTCTTGCGACTGGTGCCGACATAGGTTGTATAATTAAGGTCCACCGTTGGTCCCTCGAGGCTCATCTGCAGGCAATCGCCCGGCGTGCCCGATGTTAGAGCTTTCTGTTGTCCGCAAACGCTTTCGATACCTAAATTCTCTGGTTCTGGGATGCTCACATCCGAGTTGATCTTTTCGCTTATGGCCAAAGCGACGGCAGCAGATAATACGGCAACGAGCGCGAGCCCGTTGACCGCATAGACCTGCCACTTCTTCCACCGCCTTGGCGGGTTCGCAGCGGCGGGGGTCGACCCCGAGCTCTCGGAGGCATGGTGAATGCCGAGCTCGGGGTCTGCCCCTGCCATCACGGCCTTGGGTGGGGGAGCCAACTCCCCCATTGATCAACCGGGTCAGAGTCAGCTGTCCATAAACagcaaagaacaaaaaaaaaaaaaaaaaaagggaaatgaGTTGCGGAGTGGAGGGAAGACACAAGGCTGTAAAAAGCCCCTAGGCTAGGCAAGGGACCTGGGAAAATCTATTGCGAAAGAATGCCACTTGTCTATGACACGACAGATGAGATTGGAGAAATGGAAGAAGTAAGATGAAAGACTAACAACAGCCACGAAACCTCGTCTGTAGTGGGTTTGTTAGTGACAGTTCCATGATGCAGGTATAAAAGCAACATGGCAATGCAAAAGAACACACAGCGACACGTCGAGGGGGAAGGGAATGCGGGTGGTTGTATAAAGCCAAGTCGTGAGGCCACTCCGTAGGCTTCAGATTCACGGGGTAAGGTGCAGTGGCTAAGACATCTGGCTACCAAAGCTAGGTaggtgtacctacctacctactttacCTACCTAAGTAAGAAGACGTTTTACGCGTCTGGGAGCATATATATTGCTTACCTATTTTGGAAGGTGCCGCCGACTTGACTCTTTTGCTTGTTTGGAAGCTAGCCTGGTAACCCTGGGTAAGTTGCCTAAGGTAGATTCCTACATCTCAGCGGTGGTCAACTGAGCAACAATGATTCAAGGTGCCGTGGTAAAGACAAACGTTGTAAGCTACCCGCGTGAAAAGGAACCATCCGCGGACCCTAGTGAAAATCACAAGACCAAATCGGGTTTGATCAAATGATCTCCCCAGGGATTTGGGTTTTTAGGGTGCAAAAAACATGCAGACAGTTCAAAGCGACGAGGATGGAaacccatccatccatctaTCCATCACTGCCAACGCGACCTATTTGAAAACCAAAGGCCCGGGGGGAAAACAACTCCACAAACAATCAACCCTCCGACGCGCAAACGAACGACTCACTGACTTGGTTTTTTCAATCTCCGTGCATTTCTTCTTAATCAAAACATAATCCTTCCCAGTGGGTTTCAGACCCACATGATTTCAGTCGCAGCTCTCCAACGCCCGACGGCTTCTGAGGCACCCGGGACGACTAACTGACTAAAGCCTAGGGGTAGCATGAAGTACCACTCGGGGCTGGTCTATTGCTCCCCATTGGCGGTGAACCTCCCGCAAGTGAATGACAAGACGTTTCCCTCGACGGCGTCCttgactaggtaggtataaaATAAATTAGAGCCCCAATGGTACTTCTACAGGTGGTGTATCAATGACTCCGTGATACATTCATGCTTCCGAACCACATACAAGTGAGCTATCTGTACAACAGCTCCAAGGCTCCGTACTCACCATACCTACACACCTTGCTGAGCGCCAACTACCTTATTCGTTATGTGGGCCTCCTTGAGAACTCGAAAGTGGGGCACATAGTCAACCCCCACATGCAGCCAAGGCTCTGGGGTTATCGGCTGTTCACTCAAGGAAACCAAATGTGGGCACAAGATGATGACCTTCCGGGCGGAGATTGGCGTAAGTTTGCAACTGGCGGGTCTTGGGTGGTTTTCTGTTTGAGGTATTGAAGTTGCAAttagtttttgttttttatgGCGCGCGATGCAACAAAGATTTTCGCAAATAGGTAGTTGCGATACTGAAATATTATTGTTGTGTTTCTCTGATACTTCGCTTGCCTTGCTTCTTCTGTGTACGCTCCATCGGCCTTCACAGCTCAGTCGATCAAATCAAGGTGTCTTGGCGCGCATCGGCCAAAATCAAAGCGTTCCTGTCACTGACTAGGGCTCGTCAGATGGCGCAATAGGCCAAGCTGCACCACCCTGCATATCGCATTATCATGAGGTTAGACTGCGCCATCGCGTGCCGTGCCCTCTTCTTAACTTTGTAGAAGATGTCGCATGAAGTCTCTTCTCAGAAcccggcgtcgtcgtcgctcaACCGAGTGGATGAGACGCACGACGACAGCCTTCCCCATCACGCATCCGAGCCTGGCCGTCGTCCCTCTTCATCCGGAAGGGGACTGCGACGCATCGAGTCCAGAGAGCAGCGGATCGGCACAATACTCGAGGTTAGTCAAACTCTATCCTTTCTCTAAACCTttcgtttccttttttttgcttttcttgtttttcttctccaacatttcttttcttttggtttcctttcctcaCAGATGCACAGAATTTGCCAACAGTGACAGCTCTCATGAGCTAGCTGTCCGGGAAGGGGCCGTCCCGTCTTCTTTCCCCGCCATCTTTCTGCACAGACTTTGGACTTGCATTGTCTTCCTGCATTGCTGATACTGACATGCTAGCCGGCCTGACAGAGAGGCATAGCCCGAGCCCAAACGAACCAATCTGACTCCACCACTCAATCGACGACCAAACGCATGGAGCCGTTACTGGGCAATGCCTCGCGGCAAAGACAACATCACGAAGACACTAGCGACGACGATGGCCTGGAAATCGGCCGCCCAGGACGAAACGGGGCCGCCGGGAAGCGCAGGGACTCGGGTTCACAGCCGAACTACCAGACGATAAACGCACAACAAAATCAGGGCAGCAGGATCAGTGCCGACGGGTCGACTATACACAGGCGTTCTACCGCCAGCAATCACAACAGGAGACGGGGCACCAGTGGGAATGCCACTCGCCAGGTAGACCGTGAAGCTGACGGACGTCAGACCGAGGGAGAAAGTGATGGTAATGGCCTCTTCGCCTGGGTCAGAGCCACGATGGCCATGTTCATGTCTGTAGAGCTGGACAACAAAGGCAGTGTAGCCAGGGATCACCTCGCTCTTGGTAAGATGCTGCGCATATACCACTTTCTCGCCAGAGTAGATTGGTATTGTTGATATGCTAACACAGTTATCCCCCGTCAACAGAGCGTACGTTCTTGGCATGGTTGCGGACGTCCGTGTCTTTTGCTTCGATCGGTATAGCCGTCACACAACTTTTCCGACTCAACACATCGATCAATAGCGGCAGGGACCGTGATGGAGAATCCGGTCGTGACTTGGCCGAGCTCCGCCGGCTGGGGAAACCTCTTGGTGCTGCTTTCCTGGGGATCAGCATCCTGATCCTCTTCCTGGGCTATGGGCGCTACGTACGTGGGCAGCGATGGGTTATGGACGGCCGCTTTCCCGCATCACGTGGAACGGTGATCCTCGTGACTGTGAGTATCTCTTTGGTTCCATTGCAGCGATGATGGGTGTGCTTCATGGATGCTGACTTGACATTTTGTTATAGCTGCTTACGTTTGCCGTCATGGTAGCGTCATTAGCTATTGTCATAGT
Proteins encoded in this region:
- a CDS encoding acetylcholinesterase, whose translation is MGELAPPPKAVMAGADPELGIHHASESSGSTPAAANPPRRWKKWQVYAVNGLALVAVLSAAVALAISEKINSDMSLEGPTVDLNYTTYVGTSRKSGINVFLGMRYAEPPLGELRWRAPIEPSGNIDGRVATAKAFGPICLATDAPFPNDQQSEDCLFVNVWAPDNVTESSKLPVWLFIQGGGYISNSNANWDGEEVVKRSNKSIVFVNFNYRVGLFGFLAGEQVKKDGDLNTGLLDQRLLMEWIQKHISKFGGDPNHVVISGLSAGAGSAALQLAAYGGRDDKLFTGAIVESMFFPAQPYLSDLEWQFDRLVKGVGCNGGPDRNMTCLRGKSTLALQAANKASPFPGRTQPPLPLFYWTPCIDGDLIRKLPYDMFDEGKNIDVPLMVGATSDEGSVFGFNAETKDEMLEFLHNNYPSLRERDLEDIADRYPLMSSLPQHRPWFPSTSKAYGEATFICPTVNVLDDVSSNFPNSRNKTWAYRYNVQDKEAVSRGLGVQHTAEVGAVFGPDSVLGQAPASYKTYNAPIVPVVMDYWISFVKTLSPNVLKNADAPTWESYIYRNGTNSTAGSNSRVRLVLETNNTRMEQVPLDEISRCEFWKSLKDRTQQRL